Proteins found in one Nitratiruptor sp. SB155-2 genomic segment:
- a CDS encoding glycerophosphodiester phosphodiesterase — MSLIKEKLSIKPFGIVAHRGGGEESVENTIRGIEYALSIGVDIVEVDIRSTKDGRLILLHDPDLTRIAGIMKEVHDVDFDELQKYKVFGKEPIATLKEALQTVDGKCGLFLEIKEPSLTDKVIQMVHAHDAKEWIAIISFYEEVIEQTKKNDPEIVAGLVYSRPPGKIKEAKAIGADFVLPHYKIATQKANRFAHALGLKVVAWTVNEESLMMECIEKGVDVIATDFPSMALELRRKMAEGRD, encoded by the coding sequence ATGAGTCTCATTAAAGAAAAATTATCGATAAAGCCTTTTGGCATCGTGGCGCATCGTGGGGGAGGAGAAGAGAGTGTCGAAAATACGATTAGAGGAATTGAGTATGCACTTTCCATCGGAGTCGATATTGTTGAAGTGGATATTCGAAGCACAAAGGATGGCAGACTCATTTTGCTACATGATCCGGATTTGACCCGTATTGCAGGCATCATGAAAGAAGTACACGATGTGGATTTTGATGAGCTGCAAAAGTATAAAGTCTTTGGAAAAGAGCCGATTGCCACACTCAAAGAAGCTTTACAAACAGTTGACGGTAAATGTGGGCTCTTTTTAGAAATTAAAGAACCAAGTCTAACAGATAAAGTCATACAGATGGTGCATGCGCATGATGCGAAGGAATGGATTGCTATAATCAGTTTTTATGAAGAAGTGATCGAGCAGACCAAGAAGAATGATCCTGAGATTGTGGCAGGACTGGTCTATAGCAGGCCGCCTGGAAAAATTAAAGAAGCAAAAGCGATTGGAGCCGATTTTGTCTTGCCTCACTACAAGATAGCCACCCAAAAAGCAAATCGATTTGCCCATGCACTGGGATTGAAAGTGGTTGCTTGGACAGTCAATGAAGAGTCCTTGATGATGGAGTGCATTGAAAAAGGAGTGGATGTTATAGCGACGGATTTTCCGAGTATGGCTTTGGAGTTGAGAAGAAAAATGGCGGAGGGAAGGGATTAG
- the groL gene encoding chaperonin GroEL (60 kDa chaperone family; promotes refolding of misfolded polypeptides especially under stressful conditions; forms two stacked rings of heptamers to form a barrel-shaped 14mer; ends can be capped by GroES; misfolded proteins enter the barrel where they are refolded when GroES binds), with amino-acid sequence MAAKEIHFSDIARGELFEGVKKLADAVKVTMGPRGRNVLIQKSFGSPSITKDGVSVAKEIELPNTVENMGAQLVKEVASKTADEAGDGTTTATVLAYNIFKEGLRNITAGANPIEVKRGMDKAAEAIVAELKKIAKEVKDKKEIAQVATISANNDPKIGELIAEAMEKVGKDGVITVEEGKSLQDELEVVEGMQFDRGYLSPYFVTDTEKMEAVLENAYILLYDKKISNMKDLLPVLEKVVQTGNKPLLIIAEDIEGEALATLVVNKLRGTLNVCAVKAPGFGDRRKAMLQDIAILTGGQVISEEVGRTLESATLEDLGQADRIVVDKENTTIVGGKGDKAAVEARIKEIKAQIEQTTSEYDKEKLQERLAKLAGGVAVIKVGAATETEMKEKKDRVDDALAATKAAVEEGIVIGGGTALVRAANKVNLDLCGDEKIGAEIILRAIKAPLKQIAENAGFDPGVVANNVENAENENTGFNAATGEYVDMFEAGIVDPAKVERVALQNAVSVASLLLTTEATVSEIKEDKPAAPAPDMGGMGGMGGMGF; translated from the coding sequence ATGGCAGCAAAAGAGATTCATTTTAGCGATATTGCAAGAGGAGAACTTTTTGAAGGCGTTAAAAAACTGGCAGACGCCGTAAAAGTTACTATGGGTCCAAGAGGACGAAACGTACTCATTCAAAAATCTTTTGGAAGTCCAAGCATTACAAAAGACGGTGTAAGTGTTGCAAAAGAGATCGAGCTTCCAAATACTGTTGAAAACATGGGTGCACAACTTGTTAAAGAGGTTGCAAGCAAAACTGCTGATGAAGCAGGTGATGGTACAACAACTGCAACAGTTCTTGCATACAACATTTTTAAAGAAGGTCTTCGAAACATCACAGCAGGTGCAAACCCTATCGAAGTAAAACGAGGTATGGACAAAGCTGCCGAAGCAATCGTTGCTGAGCTTAAAAAGATCGCAAAAGAAGTGAAAGATAAAAAAGAGATCGCGCAAGTTGCAACAATTTCTGCAAACAACGATCCAAAAATCGGTGAGCTTATAGCAGAAGCGATGGAAAAAGTTGGAAAAGATGGTGTTATCACTGTTGAAGAAGGAAAATCTCTTCAAGATGAACTTGAAGTTGTTGAGGGTATGCAGTTTGACAGAGGATACCTCAGCCCATACTTTGTAACTGACACTGAAAAGATGGAAGCAGTACTTGAAAATGCATATATCCTGCTTTACGACAAAAAAATCAGCAACATGAAAGACTTGCTTCCAGTCCTTGAAAAAGTTGTACAAACAGGCAACAAACCGCTTCTCATTATCGCTGAAGATATCGAAGGTGAAGCACTTGCGACACTTGTTGTAAACAAACTACGAGGAACACTCAACGTTTGTGCTGTTAAAGCGCCAGGATTTGGTGACAGAAGAAAAGCGATGCTTCAAGATATTGCGATCTTGACTGGCGGGCAAGTGATCAGTGAAGAAGTTGGTAGAACGCTTGAAAGCGCAACACTAGAAGATCTTGGACAAGCTGACAGAATCGTAGTAGACAAAGAAAACACTACAATCGTTGGCGGAAAAGGCGACAAAGCAGCAGTTGAAGCGAGAATCAAAGAGATTAAAGCGCAAATCGAGCAAACAACAAGCGAATATGACAAAGAAAAACTGCAAGAACGACTTGCCAAACTTGCTGGTGGTGTAGCAGTTATCAAAGTCGGTGCTGCAACTGAAACTGAGATGAAAGAGAAAAAAGACCGAGTCGATGACGCATTGGCAGCTACTAAAGCAGCTGTTGAAGAAGGTATCGTCATCGGTGGTGGTACTGCACTCGTTCGAGCAGCGAACAAAGTAAATCTTGATCTATGCGGCGATGAGAAAATCGGTGCTGAAATCATTCTTAGAGCTATCAAAGCCCCTCTCAAACAAATCGCTGAAAACGCTGGATTTGATCCAGGTGTAGTAGCGAACAATGTTGAAAACGCTGAAAATGAAAACACTGGGTTCAATGCAGCAACCGGTGAATATGTAGATATGTTTGAAGCTGGTATCGTTGACCCGGCAAAAGTTGAAAGAGTTGCATTGCAAAATGCAGTCTCAGTTGCTAGCTTGCTTCTTACAACAGAAGCGACTGTAAGTGAAATCAAAGAGGACAAACCTGCAGCTCCTGCTCCTGATATGGGCGGAATGGGTGGAATGGGCGGAATGGGATTCTAA
- the groES gene encoding co-chaperone GroES produces the protein MNFQPLGNRVLVERVDEPEKTPSGIIIPDNAKEKPLEGNVLAIGPEVEEEGHIKVGDRVVFAKYSGTDITLDGKEYLILQTDDILGILK, from the coding sequence ATGAATTTCCAACCACTTGGAAACAGAGTTTTAGTTGAGAGAGTAGATGAGCCTGAAAAGACACCATCCGGAATCATTATTCCTGATAATGCGAAAGAAAAACCGCTTGAAGGAAATGTTTTGGCAATCGGTCCAGAAGTAGAAGAAGAAGGACACATTAAAGTTGGTGACAGAGTTGTTTTTGCTAAATATAGCGGAACAGATATTACATTAGATGGAAAAGAGTATTTGATTTTACAAACTGACGATATTCTTGGAATTTTGAAATAA
- a CDS encoding response regulator: MKKRIVIVEDESLVAFEIQSALEQVGFECIAIVDDASLVLETIRDTKPDVVIMDIYLANGTNGIDACRIVKKEFDIPIIFLTAYSDQTTLREALDCQPDGYLIKPFRRPELYAAINLALGKNAFDNKILELCEGVQYDKNRSVLKKDNQEITLTKKERELLHLLLQNRGKLVSFERIEFELWPQKPVSETTRRTLIHRLRSKLSKDCLKSIPGIGCILQ; the protein is encoded by the coding sequence ATGAAAAAAAGGATTGTAATCGTAGAAGATGAAAGCCTCGTGGCTTTTGAGATCCAAAGTGCACTTGAGCAAGTTGGATTTGAGTGTATAGCGATTGTTGATGATGCCAGTTTGGTTCTAGAAACAATACGCGACACCAAACCGGATGTAGTCATAATGGATATTTATCTTGCAAATGGTACAAATGGAATCGATGCGTGTCGGATTGTAAAAAAAGAGTTTGATATACCAATCATCTTTTTGACAGCATATTCAGATCAAACAACACTTCGTGAAGCCCTCGATTGCCAGCCCGATGGTTATTTGATCAAACCTTTTCGTAGACCTGAACTCTATGCAGCAATCAATCTTGCTTTGGGCAAGAACGCTTTCGATAACAAAATATTGGAGTTGTGCGAAGGTGTGCAGTATGATAAGAATAGATCAGTATTGAAAAAGGATAACCAGGAGATAACACTCACAAAAAAAGAGAGGGAACTGCTGCATCTCCTTCTTCAAAACAGAGGAAAACTTGTTTCCTTCGAAAGAATCGAATTCGAATTGTGGCCCCAGAAACCTGTAAGCGAGACGACTCGTAGGACACTCATTCACAGACTTCGCTCAAAACTTTCAAAAGATTGCCTCAAAAGTATTCCAGGTATTGGGTGTATTCTCCAATAA
- a CDS encoding 7TM diverse intracellular signaling domain-containing protein, giving the protein MKRVYFFCIFLYTFSFSFAQTIILDDNKIKNITPSTLYYLDRNSQSNLNYLLHHKQLFQQTNVNKLLLGYQYDATLWLLFRIKNPFDKAITKVLEYDYPIQEKIWLYDLNSSKVYESGYRLKKLPSHYLTHPFLIFFKPYEEKTFLLKAQDQNVGFFAKLNLADPAYYEAKNEKDKLVTFLFLGAMLALIAYNIFLLFMTKDVSYLYYVIMVSSFLVLELFESGFFPLFFKNFFMSTTAIYTLLLIMALSIIMFTVEFLQTKKNFPRIHKFLQLLIAFSLILYLLNITDIVSTTPQRIIYMIMFFIMIVIGLYAYFKGYKHTIYYITGWSLLFVVAVLLGLKQAGFISWIDHFPYLGKISIFSEAILFSMALSARINAYKAEKERATKQLLEKKEIEKAKLEAYADQKTQELTKALEEKNVLLKELHHRVKNNLQIIISLLRLQSDKLSNQKMQSILTEAESRIRALSSVHEMLYKSDNIAYIDAQEYIQTLASELQHLFSQKDIAIHVKSNAIFSMDKAIYTGLIINELLTNAFKHAFPDNKGAIFITLEQKGDLYVLTIQDTGKGFKSSHASKESLGLKLVHILVQHQLKGRIDIDTSHGTKYMITF; this is encoded by the coding sequence ATGAAAAGAGTATATTTTTTTTGTATATTTCTATACACATTCTCTTTCTCTTTTGCGCAAACGATCATTCTCGATGATAACAAAATAAAAAATATCACACCTTCTACACTCTACTATCTCGATAGAAACTCTCAGTCAAATCTAAACTATCTTTTGCATCACAAACAGCTATTTCAACAAACGAATGTCAATAAATTATTGCTCGGTTATCAATACGATGCTACCCTTTGGCTTCTCTTTCGCATAAAAAACCCTTTTGATAAAGCTATCACAAAAGTTTTAGAATATGACTATCCTATCCAAGAAAAGATCTGGCTGTACGATCTCAATAGCTCCAAAGTATATGAAAGTGGATACCGATTAAAAAAACTGCCCTCACACTATCTCACCCATCCCTTTTTAATCTTTTTCAAGCCATATGAGGAAAAAACTTTTTTGCTCAAAGCCCAGGATCAAAATGTGGGGTTCTTCGCAAAACTCAATCTTGCCGATCCAGCATACTACGAAGCAAAAAATGAAAAAGACAAACTTGTTACCTTTTTGTTTCTGGGTGCAATGCTAGCACTGATCGCATATAATATTTTTCTACTTTTTATGACAAAGGATGTAAGTTACCTTTACTATGTCATTATGGTCAGTTCGTTTCTCGTATTAGAACTTTTCGAATCGGGATTTTTCCCACTCTTTTTCAAAAACTTTTTTATGAGTACAACCGCTATATATACACTTTTGCTTATTATGGCTCTCTCGATCATTATGTTTACAGTCGAGTTTTTACAAACAAAAAAAAACTTTCCAAGAATTCATAAATTTCTTCAATTATTAATCGCTTTTAGCCTCATTCTATATCTACTCAACATTACAGATATCGTCAGTACCACACCACAGCGGATCATCTATATGATTATGTTTTTCATTATGATTGTTATTGGATTGTATGCCTATTTCAAAGGATACAAACATACTATCTATTATATTACTGGATGGAGTCTTCTGTTCGTTGTTGCCGTCCTGCTTGGTCTGAAACAGGCCGGATTTATATCATGGATCGATCACTTTCCATATTTAGGAAAAATCTCGATTTTTTCTGAGGCAATTCTCTTTTCTATGGCATTGTCTGCAAGAATCAACGCATACAAAGCAGAAAAAGAGCGTGCTACCAAACAGCTTTTAGAAAAAAAAGAGATCGAAAAAGCTAAACTTGAAGCCTATGCAGATCAAAAGACACAAGAGCTCACAAAAGCGCTCGAAGAGAAAAATGTCCTCCTCAAAGAGCTCCACCACCGCGTAAAAAACAATCTTCAAATCATTATATCCCTTTTACGATTGCAATCTGACAAACTGAGCAACCAAAAGATGCAATCGATCCTCACAGAAGCAGAGAGCCGTATCAGAGCGTTGAGCAGCGTCCACGAGATGCTTTACAAAAGTGACAATATAGCCTACATTGACGCACAAGAATATATCCAAACATTGGCTAGTGAACTACAACACCTTTTCTCACAAAAAGATATAGCAATTCATGTAAAAAGTAACGCAATATTTTCTATGGATAAAGCGATATACACGGGTCTCATTATCAATGAGCTCCTTACAAATGCCTTCAAACACGCTTTTCCGGATAACAAAGGGGCTATTTTTATAACTTTAGAGCAAAAAGGGGATCTATATGTTCTCACTATTCAAGATACGGGAAAGGGATTCAAGAGCTCACATGCATCAAAAGAGAGTTTGGGATTGAAACTCGTCCATATATTGGTTCAGCATCAGCTTAAGGGACGTATCGATATCGATACGTCCCATGGAACGAAATATATGATCACTTTTTAG
- a CDS encoding SIR2 family NAD-dependent protein deacylase: MIEVATNLIKQADYLLITAGAGMGVDSGLPDFRGVHGFWRAYPAAKKLGLRFEELANPRWFEKDPKLAWAFYGHRLHLYRDTNPHKGFRLLLEIAQRKKEYFVVTSNVDGQFQKAGFDEMKIDEVHGSIHYLQCIKPCRDDIWSADGVDIQIDTERFLAREPLPKCPYCGAVARPNILMFGDWHWISSREDAQQGRFKNFLHRAKESLVIVEIGAGTAVPTIRLLGEQISQNYNAPLIRINPREAQGATVGLALGGQEAIEKIYEIVQ, encoded by the coding sequence ATGATTGAAGTGGCTACTAATTTGATCAAACAGGCAGATTATCTTCTCATTACGGCTGGGGCTGGTATGGGAGTGGATAGTGGGCTCCCTGATTTTAGAGGAGTTCATGGATTTTGGAGGGCTTATCCGGCAGCGAAAAAGCTCGGCCTTCGATTTGAAGAGTTGGCAAATCCAAGATGGTTTGAAAAAGACCCAAAACTTGCATGGGCGTTTTATGGCCATCGCCTGCATCTTTATCGTGATACAAATCCTCATAAAGGATTTCGACTGCTTCTAGAGATTGCTCAGAGAAAAAAAGAGTATTTTGTGGTTACTTCAAATGTGGATGGGCAATTTCAAAAAGCCGGTTTTGATGAAATGAAAATCGATGAAGTTCATGGAAGCATTCACTATTTGCAGTGCATAAAGCCTTGTCGTGATGATATATGGAGTGCTGATGGAGTTGATATTCAAATTGACACGGAGCGTTTTTTAGCAAGGGAGCCTTTGCCAAAATGTCCTTATTGTGGTGCGGTTGCCAGGCCTAATATTTTAATGTTTGGAGATTGGCATTGGATATCTTCTAGGGAAGATGCGCAACAAGGACGTTTCAAAAACTTTCTGCATCGGGCGAAAGAATCCTTGGTTATTGTGGAGATTGGAGCCGGCACTGCAGTACCTACGATTCGTCTTTTAGGTGAACAAATATCGCAAAATTATAATGCCCCTTTGATTCGTATCAATCCGAGAGAAGCGCAAGGAGCCACTGTGGGCCTTGCATTAGGAGGGCAAGAGGCAATAGAAAAAATATATGAAATTGTACAATGA
- the pyrF gene encoding orotidine-5'-phosphate decarboxylase, producing MQLCVALDLPSIEENLSLAKSLKNYDIWLKVGLRSYIRDGKEFLKQIKQINPNFHIFLDLKLYDIPNTMADAAEEIAKLGVEMFNIHASAGKEAMQSVMQRVQKFQNPPLVLAVTVLTSFNEEQFRSIYNDSIENKAKQFAKEAYEAGLDGVVCSVYESDLIKNITSDTFITLTPGIRPFGESAGDQKRVADINLAKEKKVDFIVVGRPIYQANNPAEVVEKILTNL from the coding sequence ATGCAGCTTTGCGTCGCACTTGATCTACCCAGCATAGAAGAGAATCTCTCCCTTGCAAAATCCTTGAAAAACTACGACATCTGGCTCAAAGTTGGTCTGAGGAGCTATATTCGAGACGGAAAAGAGTTTTTAAAACAGATCAAACAGATCAATCCAAATTTCCACATTTTTCTTGACTTGAAACTCTATGATATTCCCAATACCATGGCCGATGCAGCCGAAGAGATCGCAAAACTTGGTGTCGAAATGTTCAATATTCACGCCAGTGCTGGCAAAGAAGCGATGCAGAGTGTCATGCAAAGAGTACAAAAATTTCAAAATCCCCCGCTCGTTCTTGCAGTCACTGTACTTACATCCTTCAACGAAGAACAGTTTCGATCCATCTACAATGATTCGATCGAAAACAAAGCAAAGCAGTTTGCCAAGGAGGCCTACGAAGCAGGACTCGATGGCGTGGTGTGTAGTGTCTATGAGAGTGATTTGATCAAAAACATCACAAGCGATACATTTATCACTTTGACTCCCGGTATAAGACCTTTTGGAGAGAGTGCAGGTGACCAAAAACGTGTAGCTGACATCAATCTTGCAAAAGAGAAAAAAGTGGATTTTATCGTCGTAGGACGTCCTATCTATCAGGCGAACAATCCAGCTGAAGTTGTGGAAAAAATATTGACAAACCTCTAA
- a CDS encoding MutS-related protein — MFDKEYLSNLLNDKKKLLTQIYFDLQKYFEKLYGDNTVVLMEVGSFFEVYELNTPQEKIGKAKEIAEFLNIQLTRKNKSILEISVSNPLMAGVPNFALERYLNRLIQSKKYTVVLIKQKGEPPHVKRYLANIISPGTNFDYQIEPTENFIASMILGENRGIYYAGYAAIDVTTGKSFVNEMYSTREDKTFALDEIFTLLQTYNTAELILTFEGNVDKDFIYSYLEIPAHYTFHENRSRLKITYQNELFAKVFSIKSILSPIEYLDLERYPYASESLGILLDFIIDHDPAIVEKLQKPTFIGSSHFVYLGNNALEQLNIISRDPDEMTLLKLLDKTSTPIGKRVLKERLLNPIQNQKELQRRYAMIEKFIPHFKEIEVLLKQIYDIERILRRIKLRKAHPFEINYLHTSLYYIEKLSNTLKSYDMGIEAFSIEEVYRFRKSIEDVFDLEKSAKYRKEQIDANIFKPGVNLFIDQIEKQIGKTLEKLHAIQNHVASFCDKEESVQLGWLESEGFHIVMTKNRFMQIEKDLLQSFVTIENEHYFFKDFHIKKLKNSVKLTHEIIEELSKEYTALQTRLVALVKKSYTEVLMEIELRYSALMEKLITFIGEIDFSISGAKCAKEFNYSKPEIVKQDILEFVALRHPIIESREENGIYIPNDIYLGEPFEPQCDHVTLQASDNKPVQGILLYGINSSGKSSLMKSVGIAVVMAQAGMFVPAASMRFGLVDKIFTRIVSKDNLYKGLSTFAVEMLELKNIFNRATNRSLVLGDEISHGTETYSALSIVGAAIQRLYEMGSKFIFATHLHQLTTIEPIMSLKRLVFLHLGVTYDEENDRLIYDRKLQVGPGGTLYGLEFAKALHMDKIFLDYAYSIRKKLTKEYSEIELLKQKKRSRYNKGVYLTKCAICNEVVEEVHHIEPKAKAKGGFIDHFKANHKFNLIPLCSKHHKMVHEGKLLINGFVMSDEGLKLHYTEID; from the coding sequence TTGTTCGACAAAGAGTATCTTTCCAATCTTTTAAACGATAAGAAAAAACTTCTGACCCAAATCTACTTCGATCTCCAAAAATATTTTGAGAAGCTCTATGGAGACAATACAGTCGTACTTATGGAGGTAGGCTCTTTTTTTGAAGTATATGAGCTCAATACTCCCCAAGAAAAAATAGGAAAAGCAAAAGAGATAGCAGAATTTCTTAATATTCAACTTACCCGCAAAAACAAATCGATTCTTGAAATAAGTGTTTCCAATCCATTGATGGCCGGAGTACCCAATTTCGCATTGGAACGCTATCTCAATAGGCTTATACAAAGCAAAAAATATACGGTCGTCCTCATTAAGCAAAAGGGTGAACCACCCCATGTCAAACGCTATCTCGCAAATATTATCTCTCCAGGAACAAACTTCGATTATCAGATAGAGCCTACGGAAAACTTTATTGCTTCGATGATACTGGGTGAAAATAGAGGTATCTATTATGCCGGTTATGCGGCCATCGATGTAACGACAGGAAAATCGTTTGTCAATGAAATGTACTCCACGAGAGAGGATAAGACCTTTGCACTGGATGAAATTTTTACTCTTTTACAAACCTATAATACTGCTGAATTGATTTTGACTTTTGAAGGAAATGTGGATAAAGATTTTATCTATAGCTATCTTGAAATACCTGCTCATTATACATTTCATGAAAATAGAAGTCGCTTGAAAATCACCTATCAAAATGAACTTTTCGCAAAAGTCTTTTCCATTAAGTCGATTCTTTCCCCTATCGAATACCTGGATCTTGAGCGTTATCCCTATGCTAGTGAAAGTCTTGGAATACTTCTCGATTTTATTATCGATCACGATCCCGCAATCGTGGAAAAGTTGCAAAAACCTACATTTATCGGCAGTAGCCATTTCGTCTATCTGGGAAACAACGCTTTGGAACAGCTCAATATCATCTCCCGTGACCCCGATGAGATGACACTCTTAAAACTTTTGGACAAAACCTCTACGCCTATTGGTAAAAGAGTCCTAAAAGAGCGCCTTCTCAATCCAATTCAGAACCAAAAAGAGCTGCAACGCCGATATGCTATGATAGAAAAATTCATACCCCATTTTAAAGAGATAGAAGTTTTACTCAAACAGATCTATGATATCGAGCGAATATTAAGAAGAATCAAACTTAGAAAAGCACACCCTTTCGAGATCAACTATTTGCATACTTCGTTGTACTATATCGAGAAACTTTCCAACACATTGAAATCATACGATATGGGTATAGAAGCGTTCAGTATCGAGGAAGTGTATAGATTTAGAAAATCGATCGAAGATGTTTTCGATCTGGAAAAGAGTGCCAAGTACCGAAAAGAGCAAATTGATGCGAACATTTTCAAACCTGGTGTCAATCTTTTTATTGATCAAATTGAAAAGCAGATTGGGAAAACCTTGGAAAAACTCCATGCGATTCAAAACCATGTCGCCTCCTTTTGCGATAAAGAGGAGAGTGTGCAGCTGGGATGGCTAGAGAGTGAGGGTTTTCATATAGTTATGACGAAAAATAGATTCATGCAGATTGAAAAGGATCTTTTACAGAGTTTCGTGACCATAGAAAATGAACACTATTTTTTCAAAGATTTTCATATCAAAAAACTGAAAAACAGTGTGAAGCTTACCCATGAAATCATTGAGGAACTCTCGAAAGAGTATACCGCTTTGCAAACACGTCTTGTAGCTCTCGTCAAAAAAAGCTACACAGAAGTTCTTATGGAGATAGAGCTGCGATACAGTGCTTTGATGGAAAAGCTTATAACGTTCATTGGAGAGATCGATTTTTCCATTAGCGGTGCGAAATGTGCCAAGGAGTTTAACTACTCGAAACCTGAAATTGTAAAGCAAGATATTTTAGAGTTTGTTGCTCTACGCCATCCCATCATCGAATCAAGGGAGGAGAATGGGATCTACATTCCAAACGATATCTATCTCGGAGAGCCTTTCGAGCCACAATGTGATCATGTGACATTGCAAGCGAGTGACAATAAACCGGTACAGGGTATTTTACTCTATGGAATTAATTCTAGTGGGAAAAGCTCTTTGATGAAAAGTGTAGGTATTGCAGTAGTCATGGCGCAAGCTGGAATGTTCGTTCCGGCAGCATCGATGCGGTTCGGACTTGTTGACAAGATTTTTACGAGAATCGTCTCAAAAGATAATCTCTACAAAGGGCTCTCCACCTTTGCAGTCGAGATGCTGGAACTCAAAAACATTTTCAATCGTGCCACAAATCGATCTTTGGTTCTTGGAGATGAGATCAGTCACGGGACGGAAACCTATTCGGCTTTGTCGATTGTCGGTGCCGCAATCCAAAGGCTCTATGAGATGGGAAGCAAATTTATATTTGCGACCCATCTGCATCAACTCACCACTATAGAACCTATCATGTCACTGAAACGTCTCGTTTTCTTGCATCTTGGTGTGACATATGATGAAGAAAATGATCGATTGATTTATGATAGAAAGCTCCAAGTCGGCCCTGGTGGTACACTCTATGGCTTGGAGTTTGCCAAGGCTCTTCATATGGATAAAATTTTTCTCGATTATGCATATAGTATCAGGAAAAAGTTGACAAAAGAGTACAGCGAGATCGAACTTCTCAAACAAAAGAAGCGTAGCAGGTATAATAAGGGAGTCTATTTAACGAAGTGTGCGATTTGCAATGAAGTCGTGGAAGAGGTGCACCATATCGAACCAAAAGCGAAAGCCAAAGGAGGGTTTATCGATCATTTTAAAGCAAATCATAAATTCAACCTGATCCCTCTTTGTTCCAAACATCATAAAATGGTTCATGAAGGGAAATTGTTGATCAATGGATTTGTTATGAGTGATGAAGGATTGAAACTCCATTATACAGAGATTGACTAA
- a CDS encoding tetratricopeptide repeat protein, with protein MIEKAVDLFENDKYDEALPIFKKLAKEGDAEAMYYLGMMYYEGWGVEKDEKMAVEWWKKANRRGSLDAKYMLQTICATSSVFARE; from the coding sequence ATGATCGAAAAAGCGGTGGATCTATTTGAAAACGATAAATATGATGAAGCACTGCCGATTTTTAAAAAATTGGCCAAAGAGGGTGATGCAGAAGCGATGTATTACCTTGGTATGATGTATTATGAAGGATGGGGTGTAGAAAAGGATGAAAAAATGGCAGTAGAATGGTGGAAAAAGGCAAACAGACGAGGCAGTCTTGATGCCAAATATATGCTTCAGACCATTTGCGCTACATCGAGTGTCTTTGCAAGAGAGTAG